One window of Ziziphus jujuba cultivar Dongzao chromosome 5, ASM3175591v1 genomic DNA carries:
- the LOC107420551 gene encoding transcription factor RSL2 — protein sequence MEFLGAFPDGEWDSLGKMFSTEELEFMPHFLGQFSFPLDHNEGLNLGPSTFCPNSEATMGLDGVNESLFHSLDSFNSNMHYISQESSFSSCATPTQRSYNFSDSYQIPVIDNISMDVCMMDETNVGSYIPAFTDIVMGETVCIKQYDGSPDQTVSVNELQLKRKYDVCTGAEDKSIDTDSTPQNLKKKPRVSRKVPKSKKRAGSKKRQKQASNGKDEESNTQSTSSYSSEDDNASLESNGGLTSDTKPSAAVNLNGKTRASRGSATDPQSLYARKRRERINERLRILQNLVPNGTKVDISTMLEEAVHYVKFMQLQIKLLSSEDLWMYAPIAYNGVDIGFNQKISPLL from the exons ATGGAGTTTCTTGGAGCTTTTCCTGATGGAGAGTGGGACTCCCTTGGCAAGATGTTTTCAACCGAAGAGCTCGAATTCATGCCGCATTTTCTTGGTCAGTTTTCATTTCCTCTCGACCACAATGAGGGATTAAACTTGGGTCCGTCCACATTTTGTCCGAATTCTGAAGCTACCATGGGCTTGGATGGGGTTAACGAGAGCTTGTTTCATTCTTTAGACTCTTTCAACTCTAACATGCACTATATTTCCCAAGAAAGTAGTTTTAGCAGCTGTGCCACTCCGACCCAGAGGAGTTACAACTTTAGCGATTCTTATCAAATTCCAGTAATAGATAACATTTCCATGGATGTGTGTATGATGGATGAGACCAATGTTGGCTCATATATCCCTGCTTTTACTGACATTGTAATGGGAGAAACTGTCTGCATTAAGCAATATGATGGCAGTCCTGACCAGACTGTTTCCGTAAACGAATTGCAGCTCAAAAGGAAGTATGATGTATGCACAGGAGCTGAAGATAAAAGCATTGACACTGACTCAACACCTCAGAATCTGAAGAAGAAACCCCGGGTTTCACGAAAG GTGCCAAAGAGTAAGAAAAGAGCAGGGTCAAAGAAGCGGCAAAAACAGGCTTCAAATGGGAAAGATGAAGAAAGCAACACACAAAGCACTAGCAGTTACAGCTCAGAGGATGATAATGCTTCTCTGGAATCTAACGGAGGATTAACTTCCGACACCAAGCCATCAGCTGCCGTTAACTTGAATGGCAAGACCAGAGCCAGTAGAGGTTCTGCTACCGATCCCCAAAGCCTCTATGCAAGG AAAAGAAGGGAGAGGATAAATGAGAGACTGAGGATTTTACAGAACCTTGTTCCCAACGGCACAAAG GTGGATATCAGCACAATGCTTGAAGAGGCAGTCCATTATGTTAAGTTTATGCAGCTTCAGATCAAG